GGCATTTCTGGCTCCTCCTTGTCGTTCCAGTCTCACCCGGGCGCCGTCATCGTGCCCGAATCGGATCGTGCCCGAATCGGATCGTGGCTGAATCGGATCGTGGCTGAAGCGAGCTTTCTCAAGCACGCTGCGTGCTGACCGGCGCGCGTGCGGCGGCCAAGAGATACCGCCCGTCTCGTAAGGAGTGCGGATCGGTCTTTCTGATAGTTCTGTCCGCCCCCGGACCGTCGCACGAGGCGGGCGCTGTACGCGCACAATTCCTGCGAGCCGCTAAGCACTGAACCCGCGCTCCCCTCGTCGCTACGGCACGTAGAGCCTGAACGGCCAATTTTACGAATATCCAAGGGCTTGCTATCACGTCCACACTGTCGGCAGCAAGCGTCGGTCGCGGCCAACCCACCGACCGTATCAAGCGACGGAAGCGCCTTGAAAAAGCGCCCACGCGGTGAGGTGAGCATCGTTGGGCGCGGGCCTCGGCGGCTGGGCCTGGTCAGTCGCCCAGGACGGCATCGAGGAACGCGCGGGCGAGAGCGTGGATGCCGGGAGCGCTGCTCTCGCGCGGGCCGGCGACGTTGAGCACCTGCGTGCCCGTTTGGATCAGCCAGTCGCGCACGGCGGCCGCGTCGGGCTTCGCGCTCAGATCGACGACGAGCAAGGGTTTGGCGAGCCGCTCGGCGAGGACCGCCGTCAGGGCGGTGCCGCCGGTTGGGGGGCCACAGGTGAGAATGAGCGTGGCGTCGGCATCGGCAACGTTGCGCCGCGTCCGCTCCGGATAGGAGCGGCTGGGCGTCTCGCGCAAGGGATAACGCGCCGGCACTGTTCCGTCCTCGGCGCGCCGTCCACGCGGAACCCAGCCGCCGCACGCAACCCCCCGGGCAAGGGCGACATCAAGGGCAGCGCGGTCGACACCGGTCTGGCCGCCCGAAATGATCCGAGCAAGCATCGTCGGGCAAGACTCAGCCGGGATGGCGGACCGGCGGGGGATGCCTCATGCCTCGATCATCTCGACGAGGCCGCCCGTGGCATCGAAGCACGCGGCGACGAGCGGGCCGCCAAAGCCGCAGCCGCCATCCAGCGAGGCGATGCGCTCGGTGATGACGACGCCGCCCCGGCGCGCGTCGGCACCGCGGATGACGCGGTTGAAGCCGTCGTAAGACTCGGTGAGCGATTCGAACTCGCGGCAACCCCACCAGAACGTATCGGCCTGCTGCGACAGCGGGCGGCTCGGATCGACCCCGGCGTTGACGAACAGCAGAACGCCGTCGCGGGTAAATGCGGCGCGGCGCAGCACGCTCATCAGCCGTTCGTGCCCGTCGATGTCGCGAATGCAAGATCGCAGGTGGTTGGTCCAGCGCGACAGGGCTGCCGCGCCGAGTTTGGCGGCGGTCCGCCCGTCCGCCACCGTGCCGCCATACGCCTCGAGCGTCGCCCCAACCCCCTGAGTCAGCATCCACTCGAGCACCTCGCGCGGGTTGGGAGCAAACTGCATTTGCAGCAGCTTGTGCCACATCTCTTCCTGGCTGCCGCGCAGGTAGGCGATTTCGCCGTGGACGGGATCGAGATGGCGTGCCATCAGCTCGCGCCGGAACAGCAGCATCTCGTGAACGGTGGCGGCAACGTCGCCGCGACCGAGAAAATTGCCCAGATAGATGAGATTATCGTCCGGCTGGATGCGCGAGCGCAGCAGCGCGTGAAGCGCGCCGAGACGACCGACCTCGCCGAGTATCGACGCAACAGCCCAATTACGACGGCCTTCCGGCAGCATCGCGAAAACGGTCGTTTCGGTCATCGTCGACAATCCGTCGCCTCCGGCCGGCGCCTGCAGGGGCCAGGCGCCGCCGGTTGATCGATCAGGCGGCGCTCAAGAGATCTTCGAGCTTGCCGGTCGCAGCTTCCTTGTCGATACATTCAAGGGCCGCCAGTTCGCAAGCTAGGCGATCGAACGCTGCTTCATAGATCTGCCGTTCGCTGAACGACTGATCGGGCTGGCCGACGTTCGGATAAAGGTCGCGCACGACCTCGGCGATCGAGACCGGGTCTCCCGAGTTGATCTTCGCTTCGTATTCCTGGGCTCGCCGGCTCCACATCGTTTTCTTGATACGGGCTCGTCCCCTCAGCTTGGTTAGTGCGTTTTCCATCACTTTACGTGTGCTCAGCCGTCGCAGACCCGCGTGCGAAACCTTGCCGATGGGCACGCGCAGCGTCATTCGGTCGCGATCGAAGGCGATGACAAAGAGCTGGAGTTCTTGTCCAGCGATTTCCCGGGTTTCGATACCGATGACTTTGCCTACGCCATGCGTCGGGTAGACAACATAGTCACCAGAGCCGAAGGCCATTTCTTCCCGCATTGTCTCCGTTCTCTCCAAAAGCGTTGAAGGTGCCCGCGTGTACGACTAATTGTCCTAGAAAAAGGATCAATAGAAGCTGGCTAAGGAGCGATTTGGATTTGACGAGCACCCGTCCAGATTATTGCGGTCGCCACCCCCGGGAGGCCATTCCTCCTAGCGATCCGACTTCGCTGGTCGAAAACCAGCAGTCTTACTTTATACCACGCGTGCGCAGCAAAATTCAAACCTTGAGTGCAGTTTCGGTGATATAGGCTGTCATTTGCCTGTTTAGCGAGCACAAGGAAGGCCATTTGTCTACGGCATGGGGGCATGGCAACTGCCGGCCCCGCAAAGGGCGCGGAGGCCGGCCGGCGGACGGTGTGCGGCGAAGATCAGCTTCCCGAACCGGGGTTGCTGCTCAGGAATTCTTCCTTGCCCGGCTTGCCGTTCCAGTCGTCGGCGTCCGTCGGCGGTTCCCCCTTGCGCGTGACGTTCGGCCAGGTCAGGGAGAATTGCGTATTCAGCTCAAGCCATTTCTCGTGTCCCGGCTCGGTATCGGGGACGATCGCCTCCGCCGGGCATTCAGGCTCGCAAACGCCGCAGTCGATGCATTCGTCAGGGTGAATGACGAGCATGTTCTCGCCTTCATAAAAGCAATCGACCGGACAAACTTCGACGCAATCCATGTATTTGCATCGAATACAGTTCTCGGTAACGATATAGGTCATTTCGGCCCTCCTTTTTCTCCGTCACGATCGCGGCGCCCGGCCCGGACCGGTTGATTAGCCGCATCGGCGCAGTTCATTTGTTTCGTTCGATGACCCGTTTGCGCGCCTCGCCCGCGTCACGATCGGACACATGGAGCAGGCCGGCGACGCGTCGGACGAGATTGGCTTCGTAATCGTCGACCACGCCGTCGGCGTAGGCGACATCCCACAACATCTCGATCACGTCGATCCGTCCCTGCGCGTCGGAACGGTCGTTGATCACCCGTGTTACGCCGAAGAAATCGGTGGAGTTGGCCGCGTCGCGCTCGGCGGTATCAAGCAGCGCTTCAACCTCGCTTACCCCCAGCCGATCGCGCAGCAGGATACGGATGCGGTCGCGCTCCACCGGGGCGATCGTGCCGTCAAGGCGCGCGGCGATGGCGAGCAGCACCGCCGCCGCCCGCTGCAACGGGTCGGCCTGCTCCGGCGCTTCGGTCCTGGAATCGGCGTCGTCGAACAACGCCATCAATCGTTCAAGCATGACGTTGGGTAACATAATGCGTTGCATGTGCTCAACAACAGCTTGAACAGGGCTTTTGCGCTGCGACCGATCAGTCGGCGCCGCGCAGCCGTTCGATCGCGCGCCGGTCGGCCTTGGTCGGCCGGCCGGCGCCGGCGGGCCGCTCCGGCGGCGCGGCGTTGAGATGGTCCGTTGCCGCTGCCGGTGGCGCGAGTTCGTGCAGCGGCGGGGCAAGATCCTCGTAGAGGGTCTGTGCCTCGCTCGCGGGGCCACGGCGGGTGCCGAGCGCGCGAACGCGAATCAGCCGGATGTGCGGCCCGAGGGCGAAGGTGAGGACATCGCCGGGACGAACTGCGTGATGCGACTTGGCGATGGGCACGTCGTTGACGCGGATTCGCCCCGTGGCGCACATGCTTGCGGCAAGGGTGCGGCTCTTGAAAAACCGCGCGTGCCAAAGCCACTTGTCGAGACGCAGGTGTTCGCTCGGACTCATCGCGCCGAACGCAGGGTTTCGAGCGCTGCGAAGGGCGAGTGGCCCGAAGGACGCTGAGCACCGTCCGCCGCGGCTCGATGGTGCGATGCCCGCCGCGGACGCGTCACCGCAACGAGACGGGTGCCGTCCTCCGCCGTGGTCATCCGGTAGCCGATCGCACGCAGGATCTCCGGTAGATCGGCCGCGCTGCAGCCGAGAGGCCGGGCGAAATCGGCAAGGATAACCGTCCGGCCGTCGCGGGCGCGGCGTCGCGCATGGGCGGACAGCCGCTCGACGGCGTCGATGCGAACGGCTCGTGCGCCGAACCGGCGGTAGCCTGTCGCTGACCAGTATGCCGCCGGCACACCGGCCGGTGCCGCAAGCGAGACTTTGCCAAGCCTGGCGGGTGCGGCGGGAACGCTGGCACCGGCATGAATCCGCCATAGCAGGGCGCGCGTCGCCATTGGTCGCGCTTTCAGCAAACTCGCGAAGTAGAGCCAGTCATGGCCGAAGTGAAGGCCGCGGGCGGCGAGCGCCTTGCGGTCGGAGGCGGCGAGCGCCGCGGGTGGTATCGTCAGTTGTGCGCGCGGCAGGGCGCCCAAGGCTTCCGCCACCTGAAACAGCAGGCCGCGGGCGGCGCCGCTCATCTCACCATCGTGATCGGACGGAAACAGCGGCGCCAGCGTCTGGCGCAGCCGCGCGTGCACGAAACGCACAAGCCGGGCGCACAGTCGCAGCCGCGCGTTTCCCTCCAAGAGGTCGCCGCCGAACGGTTCGATCCCGGGTGCGAGACTGTCGGCACCCCGGCTCAGACGGCCGACGAGCGCGCCGTGCCAAAGGATGCCGCCGTCGTCGGCGAGGCAGAAGGCATCGTCGTCGTCGGTCTCGAGTTGCTCCAGGCGTCGGCGAATCGGCGTGCTCAATGCCCGCATCGCCGCCGTGGTGATCGCGCGTCCGGCTTCGCGTGTTCCGCTACGGGTCACGCTCGGATCGATGGTGAAGCGAAAACCGTCCAGCTTGCCGACGAAATGACCTTCGACACGAACGTCGCCCTCGCCGCTGACCGCCGCCGCCAGGGCGCCGCGGTGCTGCATGCGACCGACGAGCGAGGCGGTGCGCCGATCGACGAAGCGCTGGATCAGCCGCTGGTGCAGAGCGTCGGAGAGCTTGTCTTCGATGGCGCGCGTGCGCTCCTGCCATCCGCTTGCATCGGCGAGCCAGGAGCCGCGATGGGCGATGTAGGTCCATGTGCGGATATTGGCGATGCGCTGCATCAGGGCTTCGATATCACCATCGGTCCGGTTGATCCGATCGACCTGGCGGGCGACCCAGTCGGTCGGCAGCGTCCCGGCGCTGCCGGTCTCGGTACCGGCGAGAAAGCGATACATTTGCGCCAGCAAGCGTGCGTGGCCTTCACCGGTTACCTTACCGAAATCGGGAATGCAGCAGACGTCCCACAGCAATCCGACGGCCTCGCGTCCGCGGGCCAAAGCGGCGATCTCGGCGTCCGCGGCGAGGTGGCCGAGCGCGATCTCGTCGTCGGCCTCGCGCGCGCGCACCAGACCGGAGCGCAGCGGCAATCGCGCCAGGCTCGTTCTCAAGGCGGCGATCGAGGCGAACTGCAGCTCGGTGTTGCGCCATTGCAGGGCCTTGAGCGCATCGAAGCGGTGGGTTTCGATCCGCTCGGCGAGATCGGAGTCGAGCGGCCCGATCTCGGCGGTCGTCCCGAAGCTGCCGTCCTTGGTGTAACGTCCGGCGCGTCCGGCGATCTGCGCCATTTCCGCCGGCGCCAGCGGGCGCGGCGCGCGGCCATCGAATTTGCGCGTGGCGGCGAAGGCGACATGCTCGACCTGCATGTTCAAGCCCATGCCGATCGCGTCGGTGGCGACGAGGTAATCGACCTCACCCGCTTGGTACATCGCGACCTGGGCGTTGCGGGTGCGCGGGCTCAGCGCACCCAGCACGATCGCCGCGCCCCCACGTTGGCGCCGGACGAGTTCGGCGATGCTGTAGACGTCGGCAGCGCTGAAGGCGACGATGGCGCTGCGCGGCGGCAGCCGGGTCAACTTGACCGATCCGGCGTAAGTCAGCCTGGAAAAGCGCGGGCGTGAAATGTACTCGGCTTCGGGAACGAGGCGGCGGAGCAGCGGGCGGACCGTCTCAGCGCCCATGAACATCGTCTCAAGCTCGCCGCGGGCGTGGAGCAGGCGATCGGTGAACAGATGGCCCCGGTCCGGGTCGGCGCACATCTGGATCTCGTCGATGGCGAGGAAGGCGACGCGCCGGTCGACTGGCATGGATTCGACCGTGCACAAGAACCACGACGCATCGCGCGGGACGATTTTTTCTTCGCCGGTGATCAGCGCGACCCGCGACGCACCTTTGACCGCAACCGCCCGGTCGTAGTTCTCCCGGGCGAGCAGGCGCAACGGAAAGCCGATCATGCCGGACGCGTGGCCCAGCATGCGTTCCATCGCCAAGTGAGTCTTGCCGGTGTTCGTCGGTCCCAGCACGGCGACGATGCGGGAGCCGGATGCGGACGGCGCGTCGTTCCTCACCATGCCCCCCACCTTGTCCGAGACCGCCGCGCGATGGCAAGGCCCGTCATTCCGTCCGTACCCGCCGTCGGGCGCTGGCCGTCGCCATGGCAGCGGTCAGGCGTAGGCGCTCTCCAGGAAGTCGACGACACTGGCGAGAAAGCGCTCCGGCTGCTCGACATGCGGATAGTGGCCGGCGTCGTCGATCCGGGCGAACTCGGCCTGGGGAAACAGCTCGAAAATCCGCCCGTAGTAACGGGGCGCAATATAGTCCGACTCCGCGCCGCTGAGGAACAGGGCGCGGCCGTCGTAGCCGAACTGCGCGACGTCGGGAAAGCCGAGGAGGCGATCCATGTTGGCGGCGATCGCGGCGAGGTTGATCCGCCAGTCGGCCCGACCGTCCCGCTCGATCAGATTCTGCAACAGGAAGAGGCGGGTGGCGGCGTCGGGGACGACCTCGGCGAGTTGTTCGTCGATGGCGGAGCGCCGCGTCGCGGCGGCAAGATCGACCGCCTGCATCGCGCGAACGTACGCTAGAAACGGCGCCTCGTAGTCGACCGGGGCGATATCGACGACGATCAGCCGTTCGACGAGATCCGAATGCTTCAGCGCGGTGAGCATCGCCGTCTTGCCGCCGACGCTGTGGCCGAGCACGCTGGCCGGCGACAGGCCGCGCGCCTCGATCAGGGTCTCGAGATCATCCGCCATTTCAGGGAAGGTCATCTGCTCCGACCACGGCGAGGCGCCATGATTGCGCAGATCGCAGGTCACGACATGGTACGTCGCCGCCAGACGTTCGGCCATGGAATGCCAGTTCTGGGCCGAGCCGAACAAGCCGTGCAGGATAATCAGCGGCGGTCCGTCGCCATATTCGCGCGTGGCGAGTTTCAGCGCCATGACATCCTCTTTCCGCCAACCCCGACCGTCCGCTAACCCCGACTGCTCTGCCAGCGCTCTTCGAACGCGTCCCAGAGTTGCGATTCCAGCGAAATGCCATCGAAGCGGCCGATTTCCTGAATTCCCGTCGGCGAGGTGACATTAATTTCCGTCAGGTAGTCGCCGATGACATCGATACCGACGAAAACGAGCCCCCGGCGTTTGAGATCCGGGCCGATCGCCTCGCAAATCTCCCGATCGCGCGACGTCAGCGAGGATTTTTCCGCCCGGGCGCCAACGTGCAGGTTGGCGCGGGCTTCACCGGCCTTCGGGATGCGCTTGACCGCACCGGCCGCCCGACCGTCGATGAGGATGATCCGCTTGTCGCCGTCGCGGACCTCCGGCAGGTAGCGCTGAATGACGATCGGCTCGCGGTAGAACTGGGTGAACATTTCGAGCAGGGCGTTCAGATTGTCGTCTTCGGGGTCGACGTGAAATACGCCGGCGCCGCCGTTGCCGAACAGCGGCTTGAGGATGATGTCCTCGTGCTCTTCGCGAAAGGCACGGATCGCTGCCCGGTCCGAGGTGATCAGCGTCGGCGGCATCAACTCGGGGAAATGGGTGACGAACAGCTTTTCCGGCGCGTTGCGCACCTCGACCGGATCGTTGAGCACGAGGGTCTTCGGATGGATA
This genomic stretch from Rhodospirillales bacterium harbors:
- a CDS encoding disulfide oxidoreductase is translated as MVRNDAPSASGSRIVAVLGPTNTGKTHLAMERMLGHASGMIGFPLRLLARENYDRAVAVKGASRVALITGEEKIVPRDASWFLCTVESMPVDRRVAFLAIDEIQMCADPDRGHLFTDRLLHARGELETMFMGAETVRPLLRRLVPEAEYISRPRFSRLTYAGSVKLTRLPPRSAIVAFSAADVYSIAELVRRQRGGAAIVLGALSPRTRNAQVAMYQAGEVDYLVATDAIGMGLNMQVEHVAFAATRKFDGRAPRPLAPAEMAQIAGRAGRYTKDGSFGTTAEIGPLDSDLAERIETHRFDALKALQWRNTELQFASIAALRTSLARLPLRSGLVRAREADDEIALGHLAADAEIAALARGREAVGLLWDVCCIPDFGKVTGEGHARLLAQMYRFLAGTETGSAGTLPTDWVARQVDRINRTDGDIEALMQRIANIRTWTYIAHRGSWLADASGWQERTRAIEDKLSDALHQRLIQRFVDRRTASLVGRMQHRGALAAAVSGEGDVRVEGHFVGKLDGFRFTIDPSVTRSGTREAGRAITTAAMRALSTPIRRRLEQLETDDDDAFCLADDGGILWHGALVGRLSRGADSLAPGIEPFGGDLLEGNARLRLCARLVRFVHARLRQTLAPLFPSDHDGEMSGAARGLLFQVAEALGALPRAQLTIPPAALAASDRKALAARGLHFGHDWLYFASLLKARPMATRALLWRIHAGASVPAAPARLGKVSLAAPAGVPAAYWSATGYRRFGARAVRIDAVERLSAHARRRARDGRTVILADFARPLGCSAADLPEILRAIGYRMTTAEDGTRLVAVTRPRRASHHRAAADGAQRPSGHSPFAALETLRSAR
- a CDS encoding alpha/beta fold hydrolase, with translation MALKLATREYGDGPPLIILHGLFGSAQNWHSMAERLAATYHVVTCDLRNHGASPWSEQMTFPEMADDLETLIEARGLSPASVLGHSVGGKTAMLTALKHSDLVERLIVVDIAPVDYEAPFLAYVRAMQAVDLAAATRRSAIDEQLAEVVPDAATRLFLLQNLIERDGRADWRINLAAIAANMDRLLGFPDVAQFGYDGRALFLSGAESDYIAPRYYGRIFELFPQAEFARIDDAGHYPHVEQPERFLASVVDFLESAYA
- a CDS encoding ferredoxin family protein, producing the protein MTYIVTENCIRCKYMDCVEVCPVDCFYEGENMLVIHPDECIDCGVCEPECPAEAIVPDTEPGHEKWLELNTQFSLTWPNVTRKGEPPTDADDWNGKPGKEEFLSSNPGSGS
- a CDS encoding CarD family transcriptional regulator is translated as MREEMAFGSGDYVVYPTHGVGKVIGIETREIAGQELQLFVIAFDRDRMTLRVPIGKVSHAGLRRLSTRKVMENALTKLRGRARIKKTMWSRRAQEYEAKINSGDPVSIAEVVRDLYPNVGQPDQSFSERQIYEAAFDRLACELAALECIDKEAATGKLEDLLSAA
- a CDS encoding RNA-binding S4 domain-containing protein, with protein sequence MSPSEHLRLDKWLWHARFFKSRTLAASMCATGRIRVNDVPIAKSHHAVRPGDVLTFALGPHIRLIRVRALGTRRGPASEAQTLYEDLAPPLHELAPPAAATDHLNAAPPERPAGAGRPTKADRRAIERLRGAD
- the gshB gene encoding glutathione synthase; this translates as MRLNVAIQMDPIEGISIDADSTFALALEAQRRGHSLWHYLPKDLTFSAGSVFARARPLSVQRVKGDHFRLGDENMLDLGSLDMVLMRQDPPFDMAYITLTHVLQHIHPKTLVLNDPVEVRNAPEKLFVTHFPELMPPTLITSDRAAIRAFREEHEDIILKPLFGNGGAGVFHVDPEDDNLNALLEMFTQFYREPIVIQRYLPEVRDGDKRIILIDGRAAGAVKRIPKAGEARANLHVGARAEKSSLTSRDREICEAIGPDLKRRGLVFVGIDVIGDYLTEINVTSPTGIQEIGRFDGISLESQLWDAFEERWQSSRG
- a CDS encoding TerB family tellurite resistance protein, whose protein sequence is MALFDDADSRTEAPEQADPLQRAAAVLLAIAARLDGTIAPVERDRIRILLRDRLGVSEVEALLDTAERDAANSTDFFGVTRVINDRSDAQGRIDVIEMLWDVAYADGVVDDYEANLVRRVAGLLHVSDRDAGEARKRVIERNK
- a CDS encoding putative molybdenum carrier protein; translated protein: MLARIISGGQTGVDRAALDVALARGVACGGWVPRGRRAEDGTVPARYPLRETPSRSYPERTRRNVADADATLILTCGPPTGGTALTAVLAERLAKPLLVVDLSAKPDAAAVRDWLIQTGTQVLNVAGPRESSAPGIHALARAFLDAVLGD